Proteins encoded within one genomic window of Brachybacterium sp. P6-10-X1:
- a CDS encoding septum formation initiator family protein, with protein MASTSAVHAPAVRPARGPRSSAAPRPRLTVVAAPRTTGGTMPFTLLCTLIVVSTLAALLYLNIQMSDTSYEITRLQSQSQRLTEEKQALSETNERLGTPQSLERQARELGMVPVTDPAYIDLDTGEILGETSPAQQTEVNPELADVPAEKAVPPAEIYDEPTTYHGMGNEGA; from the coding sequence ATGGCCAGCACGTCAGCCGTTCACGCCCCGGCGGTCCGCCCCGCTCGCGGACCGCGATCCTCTGCCGCCCCTCGCCCGCGCCTGACCGTCGTCGCGGCGCCGCGGACCACCGGCGGCACGATGCCGTTCACCCTCCTGTGCACCCTGATCGTGGTCTCGACGCTGGCCGCGCTGCTGTACCTGAACATCCAGATGTCCGACACCAGCTACGAGATCACCCGGCTCCAGAGCCAGTCGCAGCGGCTGACCGAGGAGAAGCAGGCGCTCTCGGAGACCAACGAGCGCCTGGGCACCCCGCAGTCGCTCGAGCGCCAGGCGCGGGAGCTCGGCATGGTCCCGGTCACCGATCCGGCCTATATCGACCTCGACACGGGCGAGATCCTCGGCGAGACCTCTCCGGCACAGCAGACTGAGGTCAACCCGGAGCTGGCGGACGTCCCGGCCGAGAAGGCCGTTCCGCCGGCTGAGATCTACGACGAGCCCACCACCTACCACGGCATGGGCAACGAGGGAGCCTGA
- the rsmH gene encoding 16S rRNA (cytosine(1402)-N(4))-methyltransferase RsmH, with protein sequence MDETTDGPPARDRHLPVLLATSVELLVPALQEPGAIYVDATLGMGGHAAAVLRAAPQAQLVGIDRDPQALELARRRLDGEGVGDRATLVHATYDEIPDVLTELDLSGAHAVMMDLGLSSFQIDTTDRGFSYAADAPLDMRMDTASDGPTAADLLRELPEAEISRILHDLGDERFARRIARRIVQQRETAPLERSGELVALLDRAIPGASKAGGGHPAKRTFQALRIAVNQELEILASALESALDCLHVGGRIVVESYHSGEDRLVKTAFARRTHSSAPPGLPVELDEHLPTFTPLVRGALKADDAERDTNSRAASVRLRALTRTRSARRGH encoded by the coding sequence ATGGACGAGACGACGGACGGCCCGCCGGCCCGGGACCGACACCTCCCGGTCCTGCTCGCCACGTCGGTCGAGCTGCTCGTGCCCGCGCTCCAGGAGCCGGGCGCGATCTACGTCGACGCCACCCTGGGAATGGGCGGGCACGCCGCCGCCGTGCTCCGCGCCGCCCCGCAGGCGCAGCTGGTGGGCATCGACCGTGACCCCCAGGCGCTCGAGCTGGCCCGGCGGCGGCTGGACGGCGAGGGCGTGGGCGACCGCGCCACCCTCGTCCATGCCACCTACGACGAGATCCCCGACGTGCTGACGGAGCTCGACCTGTCCGGCGCCCACGCCGTGATGATGGATCTGGGCCTGTCCAGCTTCCAGATCGACACCACGGATCGCGGCTTCTCCTACGCGGCCGACGCCCCGCTGGACATGCGCATGGACACCGCCTCCGACGGCCCCACGGCCGCGGACCTCCTGCGGGAGCTGCCTGAGGCGGAGATCTCCCGGATCCTCCACGACCTCGGTGACGAGCGCTTCGCCCGCCGCATCGCGCGCCGCATCGTTCAGCAGCGCGAGACCGCGCCGCTGGAGCGCAGCGGCGAGCTGGTCGCCCTGCTGGACCGGGCGATCCCCGGCGCCTCCAAGGCCGGCGGCGGCCATCCCGCCAAGCGGACCTTCCAGGCGCTGCGGATCGCCGTGAACCAGGAGCTCGAGATCCTCGCCTCTGCGCTCGAATCGGCCCTCGACTGCCTGCACGTCGGCGGACGCATCGTCGTGGAGTCCTACCACTCGGGTGAGGATCGCCTGGTCAAGACCGCCTTCGCGCGGCGGACCCACTCCTCGGCCCCGCCCGGACTGCCGGTCGAGCTCGACGAGCACCTCCCGACGTTCACCCCGCTCGTGCGGGGAGCCCTGAAGGCCGACGACGCCGAACGGGACACCAACTCCCGCGCCGCCTCCGTGCGGCTGCGGGCCCTCACCCGTACCCGATCCGCCCGGAGAGGTCACTGA
- the mraZ gene encoding division/cell wall cluster transcriptional repressor MraZ, producing MFLGTFTPKLDDKGRLIFPAKFRDELASGLVMTRGQEHCIAVYPLAEFRQKLEEARRAPTTDRRTRDYLRVLLSGAEDVIPDKQGRITIPGHLRGYADLDRECAVIGALDRLEIWSLPAWETYLEQKEEGFAETSEEVVPGLF from the coding sequence ATGTTCCTCGGCACCTTCACGCCCAAGCTCGACGACAAGGGTCGCCTGATCTTCCCGGCCAAGTTCCGCGACGAGCTCGCCTCGGGACTGGTCATGACTCGTGGGCAGGAGCACTGCATCGCCGTGTACCCGCTCGCCGAGTTCCGCCAGAAGCTCGAGGAGGCCCGTCGGGCGCCCACCACCGACCGGCGCACCCGCGACTACCTGCGTGTGCTGCTGTCCGGAGCGGAGGACGTCATCCCGGACAAGCAGGGCCGCATCACCATCCCGGGCCACCTTCGCGGGTACGCGGACCTGGACCGGGAATGCGCCGTCATCGGCGCGCTCGATCGACTCGAGATCTGGTCGCTCCCGGCCTGGGAGACCTATCTCGAGCAGAAGGAGGAAGGCTTCGCCGAGACCTCCGAGGAGGTGGTCCCCGGCTTGTTCTGA
- a CDS encoding UDP-N-acetylmuramoyl-L-alanyl-D-glutamate--2,6-diaminopimelate ligase encodes MTAQRDPAPEPPRPRRPLGATAAALAAALGAEAPSTDLTVTGVTLDSRSVAPGELWCALPGANAHGADFAAQASARGAVLALTDPTGAGRCRDAGLPTLVVADPREATARAAALVQGRPAERLATLGVTGTNGKTSVTTVVTRSLDALGVAAGMIGTSGTTYRDEAGSDHAIATVRTTPESPELHGILARMLEDRVQVASMEVSSHALVLHRADEVVFDVACFTNLTQDHLDFHGTMEAYYEAKRRLFTPEHSRRGIVCVDDEWGRRLAREARVPVTTYATAPDAVADHRVREIVPEGYGSTFTVEGPEGTRTLHAALPGRHYVANTLAAELLLAGIGRHGPEVARALGEAGTVPGRMELVVRAPIRGVVDYSHTAAALEQALTTLRAVPGTRRLIVVMGAGGDRDRGKRPAMGEAAARLADVVIITDDNPRTEDPAEIRRAVRAGIPATANAQVHEVDGRGPAIELAADLADVSDTILVAGKGAETGQQIGGIVHPFDDRLRLRTALAGPGGTGDDDTDGER; translated from the coding sequence ATGACCGCGCAGCGCGATCCCGCCCCCGAGCCGCCCCGGCCGCGCCGCCCCCTCGGCGCGACCGCGGCAGCCCTCGCCGCCGCCCTCGGGGCCGAGGCCCCCTCGACCGACCTGACCGTCACCGGGGTCACGCTGGACTCCCGCAGCGTCGCCCCCGGGGAGCTCTGGTGCGCGCTGCCGGGGGCCAACGCCCACGGCGCCGACTTCGCGGCCCAGGCGAGCGCTCGCGGAGCGGTGCTGGCGCTCACCGATCCCACCGGGGCCGGGCGCTGCCGCGACGCCGGTCTGCCCACCCTCGTCGTCGCCGACCCGCGCGAGGCCACCGCCCGGGCCGCGGCCCTGGTCCAGGGCCGACCCGCCGAGCGCCTGGCCACCCTCGGAGTGACCGGCACCAACGGGAAGACCTCCGTGACCACGGTCGTCACCCGCTCCCTGGACGCCCTCGGCGTCGCCGCCGGCATGATCGGCACCAGCGGCACCACCTACCGCGACGAGGCCGGCAGTGATCACGCCATCGCGACCGTCCGCACCACCCCGGAGTCCCCCGAGCTGCACGGCATCCTCGCTCGCATGCTCGAGGACCGGGTCCAGGTGGCCTCCATGGAGGTCTCCAGCCACGCGCTGGTCCTGCACCGGGCCGACGAAGTCGTCTTCGACGTCGCCTGCTTCACCAACCTCACCCAGGACCATCTCGACTTCCACGGCACCATGGAGGCCTACTACGAGGCCAAGCGACGCCTGTTCACCCCGGAGCACTCGCGCCGCGGCATCGTCTGCGTCGACGACGAGTGGGGCCGGCGCCTGGCCCGCGAGGCGCGGGTCCCCGTCACCACCTACGCCACGGCGCCCGACGCCGTGGCCGACCACAGGGTCCGCGAGATCGTCCCCGAGGGCTACGGCAGCACCTTCACCGTCGAGGGCCCGGAGGGGACGCGGACGCTGCACGCCGCGCTGCCCGGACGCCACTACGTCGCCAACACCCTCGCCGCCGAGCTGCTGCTGGCCGGTATCGGCCGGCACGGCCCCGAGGTCGCCCGTGCCCTCGGTGAGGCCGGGACGGTCCCCGGCCGCATGGAGCTGGTCGTCCGCGCCCCGATCCGCGGCGTGGTCGACTACTCCCACACCGCCGCTGCTCTCGAGCAGGCCCTGACCACCCTGCGCGCCGTGCCCGGCACCCGCCGGCTGATCGTCGTCATGGGCGCCGGCGGCGACCGCGACCGGGGCAAGCGGCCCGCCATGGGAGAGGCCGCCGCTCGCCTGGCCGACGTGGTCATCATCACGGACGACAACCCCCGCACGGAGGACCCCGCGGAGATCCGCCGAGCCGTCCGCGCGGGCATTCCCGCCACGGCGAATGCGCAGGTCCACGAGGTCGACGGACGCGGGCCCGCGATCGAGCTGGCCGCCGACCTGGCCGACGTGTCCGACACCATCCTGGTCGCCGGCAAGGGCGCCGAGACGGGGCAGCAGATCGGCGGTATCGTCCATCCGTTCGATGACCGTCTCCGCCTGCGCACCGCGTTGGCCGGCCCTGGCGGCACGGGCGACGACGACACGGACGGAGAACGCTGA
- a CDS encoding penicillin-binding protein 2, with amino-acid sequence MARSRTTRSAGGTRRPRGGSTRDGSGTRAATSRIGAPRVRHRLLICMILVAVLMISGRLVWVQGLDASARAQEAIEQRTVTRSIPALRGDILDRDGTTMASSVERYDLWVNQLQVDQYRQGADEGPTGIEAAAQELAPVLGWSISDTEKALTGDRGFVYLSKNVEPKVRDAALALKIPGIGADRVADRIYPSGSVGGNVLGFVGADGTPLAGVEYSYDDTLSGTDGERTYERGAGGQIIPTGEQHTTPAVDGSDLLLTIDRDLQWKAQQIVAGAVDKWGAEGGSAVVLNSHSGEVLALAEYPSYDPNAPQEDEYLGNRSISNVFEPGSTGKLFTLAAALEEGTATPDSEYEVPYEQYFEGERIKDSHYHPDQQLTLAGVLKHSSNVGTVQIAEEMSPQVRYDYLRAFGLGEPTGVQLPGESAGTVHPPEDWNGRTRYTTAFGQGYNVNALQMVSAVGTFANDGVRVQPSLVSGVRQDDGTVRPVGQPESTRVISSETAATMRTMMDNDVDEEKDRAAVSGYATAGKTGTAQVADGTYTASFIGYAPADDPDIVIGVFVFGLNSFISGSRAASPAFSELMTFTLQNQGIPPTGVPGRELENEW; translated from the coding sequence ATGGCGCGGTCCCGCACGACCCGGTCCGCCGGGGGCACGCGCCGCCCACGCGGCGGCAGCACGCGCGACGGCAGCGGCACCCGGGCGGCGACGTCCCGGATCGGGGCGCCGCGCGTCCGCCACCGCCTGCTGATCTGCATGATCCTCGTCGCCGTGCTGATGATCTCCGGACGACTGGTCTGGGTCCAGGGCCTCGATGCCAGCGCCCGCGCCCAGGAGGCCATCGAGCAGCGCACCGTCACCCGCTCGATCCCCGCCCTGCGCGGAGACATCCTGGACCGCGACGGCACCACCATGGCCAGCTCCGTGGAACGGTACGACCTCTGGGTGAACCAGCTGCAGGTCGACCAGTACCGCCAGGGCGCCGACGAGGGCCCCACCGGCATCGAGGCCGCCGCCCAGGAGCTCGCCCCCGTGCTCGGCTGGTCGATCAGCGACACCGAGAAGGCGCTGACCGGCGACCGCGGTTTCGTCTACCTCTCCAAGAACGTCGAGCCCAAGGTGCGCGATGCGGCCCTCGCCCTGAAGATCCCGGGCATCGGCGCGGACCGGGTCGCCGACCGCATCTACCCCTCCGGCTCGGTGGGCGGCAACGTCCTCGGCTTCGTCGGCGCCGACGGAACGCCCCTGGCCGGCGTCGAGTACTCCTACGACGACACGCTCAGCGGCACCGACGGCGAGCGGACCTATGAGCGTGGCGCCGGCGGCCAGATCATCCCGACCGGCGAGCAGCACACCACCCCTGCGGTCGACGGCAGCGATCTGCTGCTGACCATCGACCGCGACCTGCAGTGGAAGGCGCAGCAGATCGTCGCCGGGGCCGTGGACAAGTGGGGCGCCGAGGGCGGCAGCGCCGTCGTGCTGAACTCGCACAGTGGTGAGGTCCTGGCCCTGGCCGAGTACCCCTCCTACGACCCCAACGCCCCCCAGGAGGACGAGTACCTCGGCAATCGGTCGATCTCGAACGTCTTCGAACCCGGCTCGACGGGCAAGCTGTTCACGCTCGCCGCCGCCCTCGAGGAGGGCACGGCGACCCCGGACTCCGAGTACGAGGTCCCTTACGAGCAGTACTTCGAGGGGGAGCGCATCAAGGACTCCCACTACCATCCGGACCAGCAGCTCACCCTCGCGGGCGTGCTCAAGCACAGCTCGAACGTCGGCACCGTGCAGATCGCCGAGGAGATGTCCCCGCAGGTCCGCTACGACTACCTGCGGGCCTTCGGGCTCGGCGAGCCGACCGGCGTGCAGCTGCCCGGCGAGTCCGCCGGCACCGTGCACCCGCCGGAGGACTGGAACGGCCGCACCCGGTACACCACCGCCTTCGGGCAGGGCTACAACGTCAACGCCCTGCAGATGGTCTCCGCCGTCGGCACGTTCGCCAACGACGGGGTGCGCGTCCAGCCCTCCCTCGTCTCCGGGGTCCGGCAGGACGACGGCACCGTGCGGCCGGTGGGCCAGCCCGAGAGCACCCGGGTGATCTCCTCCGAGACCGCCGCGACCATGCGCACGATGATGGACAACGACGTCGACGAGGAGAAGGACCGCGCCGCCGTGAGCGGCTACGCCACGGCCGGCAAGACCGGCACCGCGCAGGTCGCCGACGGCACCTACACCGCGTCCTTCATCGGCTACGCCCCGGCGGACGACCCCGACATCGTCATCGGCGTGTTCGTCTTCGGCCTGAACTCGTTCATCTCCGGCAGCCGCGCCGCCTCCCCGGCGTTCTCCGAGCTGATGACCTTCACCCTGCAGAACCAGGGCATCCCGCCGACCGGGGTCCCCGGTCGTGAACTCGAGAACGAGTGGTGA
- a CDS encoding DUF3040 domain-containing protein produces the protein MPLSDHEQKMLDEMERQLFADDPHLAKAFAPARNRRRSGRRIAIGLGGVVVGLAVLVLAVSLPAIWLGVIAFMGMLAGAVFAVTTPSSSSQEGPTDSDGGGGGGSGPSTPRGSDGGNFMSKLEARWEKRSGDDPRL, from the coding sequence ATGCCGCTGTCTGACCATGAGCAGAAGATGCTCGACGAGATGGAGCGTCAGCTCTTCGCTGACGACCCACATCTCGCGAAGGCGTTCGCGCCGGCCAGGAACCGTCGTCGCAGCGGGCGACGGATCGCGATCGGGCTCGGCGGCGTCGTCGTCGGCCTCGCCGTGCTGGTCCTGGCCGTCTCGTTGCCCGCGATCTGGCTGGGCGTCATCGCCTTCATGGGGATGCTCGCCGGCGCCGTCTTCGCGGTGACCACCCCGAGCTCGTCCTCCCAGGAGGGCCCCACCGATTCCGACGGCGGCGGTGGCGGGGGCAGCGGCCCCAGCACCCCGCGCGGCTCGGACGGCGGAAACTTCATGAGCAAGCTCGAGGCGCGATGGGAGAAGCGCTCCGGGGACGACCCCCGCCTCTGA
- the murF gene encoding UDP-N-acetylmuramoyl-tripeptide--D-alanyl-D-alanine ligase produces MLQITAREIADITGGRLVAGATGDELVTGTARIDSREVVGGDLFAAFPGEHVDGHGYAAAAQQAGAALALVSRETAAPAVLVQDVRTALWDLAHAQLERARGENPELVVLAITGSAGKTGTKDLLGTILRTAGETIAPAGSFNNELGLPLTVLRLTASTRFLVLEMGARGIGHVAQLTAIARPDISLVLNVGSAHLGEFGSVEGIARAKGELVEALTPAGRAVLNAEDRLVAAMAERSSAPVLTWGFTTGEVRGQELTLDDDARVAFTLVVPEGLRTLGGTPITAGRFAVRPDLMGEHQAANVLAALAAALSAGVDPGAAAAALDGAKLASGQRMEALRAGGVLVINDAYNANPDSMRQALKTLAHLGRGRRTIAVLGEMLEMGPDTIALHDEIGRLAVRLNIGQLYVIGDGAAPIHHGASLEGSFGGESEYLDTADDAITVLKETLAPGDVVLLKSSRDAGLRQIARPLIDHLGRCETPEGRADGGDDA; encoded by the coding sequence ATGCTGCAGATCACGGCACGGGAGATCGCCGACATCACCGGCGGTCGCCTGGTGGCCGGAGCCACCGGGGACGAGCTCGTCACCGGGACGGCCCGGATCGACTCCCGCGAGGTCGTCGGCGGAGACCTCTTCGCCGCCTTCCCCGGGGAGCACGTCGACGGGCACGGGTACGCCGCCGCCGCGCAGCAGGCCGGGGCCGCGCTGGCCCTGGTCTCCCGGGAGACCGCCGCCCCGGCGGTGCTGGTCCAGGACGTCCGCACGGCCCTGTGGGATCTCGCCCACGCCCAGCTGGAGCGCGCCCGGGGCGAGAACCCCGAGCTGGTGGTCCTCGCGATCACCGGCAGCGCCGGCAAGACCGGCACCAAGGACCTGCTCGGCACGATCCTGCGCACGGCCGGCGAGACGATCGCCCCGGCCGGCAGCTTCAACAACGAGCTCGGTCTGCCGCTGACGGTGCTGCGCCTCACCGCGAGCACCCGCTTCCTGGTCCTCGAGATGGGCGCGCGCGGCATCGGCCACGTCGCCCAGCTGACCGCCATCGCCCGCCCCGACATCTCCCTGGTCCTCAACGTCGGCAGCGCCCACCTCGGGGAGTTCGGCAGTGTCGAGGGAATCGCGCGCGCCAAGGGCGAGCTGGTCGAGGCGCTGACCCCTGCGGGCCGCGCCGTCCTGAACGCCGAGGACCGCCTGGTCGCCGCCATGGCCGAGCGCAGCAGCGCCCCCGTCCTCACATGGGGCTTCACCACCGGTGAGGTGCGCGGACAGGAGCTCACGCTGGACGACGACGCCCGCGTCGCCTTCACCCTCGTCGTCCCCGAGGGCCTGCGGACCCTGGGCGGGACGCCGATCACGGCCGGCCGCTTCGCCGTCCGGCCCGATCTGATGGGCGAGCACCAGGCCGCGAACGTCCTGGCCGCCCTGGCCGCCGCGCTGAGCGCCGGCGTCGACCCCGGCGCGGCCGCGGCCGCGCTCGACGGGGCCAAGCTCGCCTCCGGCCAGCGGATGGAGGCCCTGCGCGCCGGCGGGGTGCTGGTGATCAACGACGCCTACAACGCCAATCCCGATTCGATGCGCCAGGCGCTGAAGACCCTCGCCCACCTCGGACGCGGTCGCCGCACCATCGCCGTGCTCGGCGAGATGCTGGAGATGGGTCCGGACACCATCGCTCTGCACGACGAGATCGGCCGTCTCGCGGTGCGGCTGAACATCGGCCAGCTGTACGTGATCGGCGACGGCGCGGCCCCTATCCACCACGGCGCCAGCCTCGAGGGCAGCTTCGGCGGGGAGTCCGAGTACCTCGACACCGCGGACGACGCGATCACCGTGCTGAAGGAGACCCTGGCGCCCGGCGACGTGGTGCTCCTGAAGTCCTCCCGGGA